In the genome of Bubalus kerabau isolate K-KA32 ecotype Philippines breed swamp buffalo chromosome 8, PCC_UOA_SB_1v2, whole genome shotgun sequence, one region contains:
- the LOC129658855 gene encoding PDZ domain-containing protein 11-like: protein MDSRIPYDDYPMVFLPAYENPPAWIPPHERVYHPDYNNELTQFLPRIVTLKKPPGAQLGFNIRGGKASQLGIFISKVIPDSDAHRAGLQEGDQVLAVNDVDFQDIEHSKLPCSFQAVEILKTAREISMRVRFFPYNYHRQKERTVH, encoded by the coding sequence ATGGACAGCCGGATTCCTTACGATGACTACCCGATGGTTTTCCTGCCTGCCTATGAGAATCCCCCAGCATGGATTCCTCCTCATGAGAGGGTATACCATCCAGACTACAACAATGAGTTGACCCAGTTTCTGCCCCGCATTGTTACACTGAAGAAGCCCCCTGGAGCTCAGTTGGGGTTTAACATCCGAGGAGGAAAGGCCTCCCAGCTGGGCATCTTTATCTCCAAGGTGATTCCTGACTCTGATGCACATCGAGCAGGACTTCAGGAAGGGGACCAAGTCCTAGCTGTGAATGATGTGGATTTCCAAGATATTGAGCACAGCAAGCTGCCATGTTCCTTCCAGGCTGTTGAGATCCTGAAGACAGCTCGAGAAATCAGCATGCGGGTCCGCTTCTTTCCCTACAATTATCATCGCCAGAAAGAGAGGACTGTGCACTAG